The Centroberyx gerrardi isolate f3 chromosome 13, fCenGer3.hap1.cur.20231027, whole genome shotgun sequence genome contains the following window.
GCTTAAGAATGGCGTGCACACGCAATTATCTTGACTACTTGAACCTGTCTTGAATTAGTCTGATTGCTTGAATTGAGCTTTATGGAACCGCTTTAGCCCCGACTGATTTGTTAAGTTCATTCAAGTCAGGTTTTGGATTTTAATCCCCACCCTTTATGGAACGAGGCCCAGGTCAGTggtctacctggcagtgacgggtgctgccctgctcttcgtcgtcagcgctgccttcctcttccctgctgctgttccctcctggacgctgaattacgaccgctgccctcgctccttcaGCGCTGGCCTCAGTCCCCTCTCACCGCCGCATGCTGCTtctcctttttgtctctctctgttttctcctgtcatcattgttgcccatgactctgtcaatgtttgcCCGGCATCTAtcgcacgctaagccgtcccgggggggatccctctctgcctcagcccgcccaaggtttcttccaagttttcctactaaggtttttcctgggagtttttccttgtgtgcatttagggtctaaggctgggttgccaggtaggttaggctgtagaACAGGTAGATTGTctgtcttgctaaatctgctcctacctaccttgtgtttttcactatgtttgtcctacatcattttgtttaccactgattgtgtttagttagttctagctagacacattctctgtaaagtcctctgagacatgcttgtgataaagggctatataaataaacttgacttgacttaaaacTTTTCTTTAAACTGAGGCtgccggatcgttccggcccaatTGAAGCGTTTATTTAGGTGGAAATTCAGTGGATCTAGATACCAGAGAGAACATTTCTCTGTTCAGAGAGCAACATCATCTGCAGCTGAAGATCTAGTTAGTTAATGGAACGCAACACCTTCACCTGCTTTTCCATTGACGTCAATGGGAAGCCAAGCCGATTGCTGGTGCTGATGTGAACGCACCTTTAAGGTTCCACACTTCCAGGAGAGAGAAACCTGGAAGTTAaagaagcaggtttgtgactgagaggtcgctggttcaaatcccaagaCTCCTTGTTCAAATGTGTCCAAGGAAAGTAAggagtaacgctctcccctcctttaatcctgttgaggttcccttgagcaaggcgctgaACCCCCTGCTCAAGAGTGAAGCTGTGAAACTGTAGGAATGACAAATAAAGTTTCAAAAGCAGTTTCAATCGGCCGCAGAAGAGCAACTTCCAGTGAGTTAAAGTCTAATTTAGTAAATGTTTCTAAACTGATAGACAACACGTCTCCTCTGTTGGACTCATTTTAAATCTAGGAGGAATCTAGGATCCCGCCTCTTTCTGCCTCAGTGGCTCAAATAAAGGACCAGAAATGAAGATTTGACAGTCATGTTGATATGAACATTAGAGAAACATCATGAAGCCCAAATATGAGACTTGATCAATAATTTGGACATGTTCACCTCAGCTGACAGATGgaacaacacagacagtttaTGTTACAGGATATTTCACTGTGGGAGGCTATGGTTACTACATCTTTGGTTCTGGCACCAGACTGTATGTGACAGGTAAgacaaaatgttcctttttcctgcagtgaaaatgtgtctttagTTTGTTTTATGCTGCTTTAGGCTTTACATGTTAGTCTTTCATCACTGGTTGAGAATTCAATATGCAGCCATTCATACATTAAAAACTAAATTAGTATGTGAAGGACGTTTGTGTTGCTTCATCATTTTCTTGTGCAGCCGAACATCTTAAAAATCTGCCAAGTGATTTGAGAAACTCAGCACTGATTCTCTAATTCCATTCTATATTATCACAGGCTGATATTCAATGTATGTGACTGAATTATCATGATGGAGGAAAAGGATTTCtattgcttcatattcatacagccCATAATAACATCCTCTTAATCTGTAGGTtacacatattttatttattatttgatctatctcatttatttgtaagggaccatgtacaatgttaaacatcaatgttaccatttgatgtattgtaccagatttagcttagagctcattttcatctgcagtcccttggcaggttacaattcaaaacatacatatatacaatctgcagcaaatacaaacacacaacattaacacataatagacattgaagtatacaaaatgtaaaaaccagTGCAGAGTGCATGTGCTTTAAAAATGAAGTCAGTTACAGTCTACAAATCAGTAgttgcatgtttgtttagctTTAAGCCAGATTTTTAATTCAGCTTTAAAACTGCTAAAggaatatacaaaatatcataaataatttaaattattcaatgatggttaatgtattttatatgttATATAatggtaaatatattttgatggTCGATGATGTTAAATCTATTTTATATAGATTTCctatatcaaaatatatttatcaTCATATAAAAGgcctatataaaatatatttaccatacgtattttgtatattatttatatgtatttgtttatttgataatcaaaaaaatgcacagccatcagtcatgcattaattaaaatcatCCAGGAAAACAGATAAAGTTTCCAAAAATTATTTCCAATATGGTCCTCTTTATATGATGGGaaatatatttgatatattttatatattatctgatggtaaatgtgtgttgtatggtatctgatggtaaatgtgtgttgtatggtatctgatggtaaatgtgtgttgtatggtatctgatggtaaatgtgtgttgtatggtatctgatggtaaatgtgtgttgtatgcttCATGATGTGATGTGGTGTTTTATCTCTGGCTGTAAACTGCTGTTGACTAGATGAATGTGTGACTGTCTTGTCAAACCTCAGCTGAGCGAGTCGTGAAGCCCAAAGTGAGCGTGTACCCAGCGTCCAGAGCGGACCTGAAGGGGAAGAGCTCCCTGCTGTGTCTGGCCACATCCATGTTTCCTCCTCTGGTCCGGTtctcctggaggagagaggagaccggGACTACCGAGGGAGAGACGGTGGAGCTCGGAGAGCCGGGCCGCCCCGCCGCCATCCTGCTTATCGATCAGAAAAAGGCGGCGGCGTATCCATACGTCTGCTCCGTGAAGCACCAAGGAGGCGCGGTGGAAGCCCGGATACCAGCACAAACTGACTGTAAGATCACCTGCTGCCTTTGCAAATTCACAACAAATCATTTGTACAGTTTGGgggatttacagtgtgtgatgATCAGAATCTAAACGGCTTTACTGAAGactaaatgcaaaacatttccatAGTTGGATGAATGAGCAAACAGAGAGGAATGGTTGActtgtgctgtttgtcttgtctccagtctccttccagtcccagtgcagggtgaagctgctctctctggtttacacagtgatgatagtgaagagcatggtgtactgctgtggactctctctcctcatgatccatacaaacaagggaggctccaccaacacacatgctgactgactgccatgttcctctgctttctgtccaGCTTTTCATCCGTACAAATGTTTCTCTCATCTTGTTGTTCCTGTTTCAAATTGTTTCAATAGAGCAAAAAATTGAGTTTTTTATTCCAGATTCatgattgtgtatttgtgttgttttaattggtattaattaataaaaagaaacagttttaataaattagttaaaaaaaataattgttgtTCACCCGAACAATCTGAGCAGCAATCATAACAAATTCAGATTATGTTTATCTTATTAAACCAAATTGTgaatttgacattattattaaaacaaatgtaatgAACATGTTTGATGTGTTAAGATCATTAAAGGATTTTATGAAGGCAGCATTGTACTTTCAGATATACATTTTCATTGAtatagtttctttctttcatctagATAGTTTCTTCTGCTGCCTTTAatcttttgaatttgttttcagaGAAACTTTACAAAGTATTTAAGTTAGTATCAGTTACagcatttgtaattttttgtctATGATAATATTCTGAACATTTATTTGAACAATGAATGCTTTGCTCTATAATATCGTATTGCTTTGCTCAGCAGTAgatatattgtttattattgtctactattgcttctcttttttcttaacATCTGCATTCTGTCAGGAacgttttattcttattttatttttgtgaagcgctttgtaagcattttttaaaaagtgccatataaataaagacatgaaattgtacattttgtcattttaagaaCACTGAGCATGATGGTTGTAATTTCTCTGAGAAATATCAGTTTTTTTTCATGAAGACCTTGTCAGTAATTCAGTGGTAATTCCATTATTCAGTGTAATGAAGTGTGTTTTGCTTCAGTTCATTGACTTTATATAATGTTTGTCAGGTTTGCTGCTTGCTGTACAGTGTCAGCAGCTGAAATGTTGCTGTAAGATGAactcaaacagaaataaatgggactgaaataataataataatcccttTGTGAATTACCAATCTGTTGTTACATTtcagactgtgtgtttatgaagtCAACATTCGTGTATCATAATGTTGGTGAATGCTGAGCAGCGATGAGGCGGGAAGGGTCGGGTTCAGGCTGTAAACGAGCTGATGTGGTTTCTGTTTCAGTCTTACTGTGTGGAAACAAAACCACTTCCTCAACAACATGATTAGCTTTTTAATGCTGCTATTCTTCCTcctagagatagagagaaagaggagatcatatgaaagatggagcaggagtaagtcagtcagtaaagctTCACTTAAATAGACACTTTTTAAAACTCACAATTTACAAAGCGCTTCCCAACAAGAGGatcaaagacagaaaagacatgaaagacagaaaagattgaagagaagacaaaagcatcttaaaacaacacaaccatacatatagaaaataaaaacagtaaaaaccatGAAGCATTTCAAaccccatgatgatgatgaaaaggtTAAAcctatacaatacacacataaactccTCCATACACACAAGTCCTAACCAAATAAAGAGCAGAGACCCGTCCAGCCCCTCGTCAGGAAGGCCGGCCTGTAGAAGTGGGTTTTCAGCAGCTGCTTAAAGGAGACAACAGACTCTGATCTGATCGGCAGAGGGAGACGATTCCAGAGAGTTGGGGCCAAAACTGCCGAGACACGTTCTCCCTTAGTTTGGAATCTAGAATTGGAGACGACCGGCAGACCTCCACCTGAGGACCTAAGTGAAGTCACGGGCCGATAAAGAGTCAGCGGCTCACAGATAGAACCGGGTTCCAGGCCGGTCCAGGCCTTGTAGGTGATTCAGAggatcttaaagcaatattccacttagttttaacatagggcttatttatttgaaaagcacaatataaactactcaccaagaccagatgcagctggaccagtttgtagagtttgaatgagccaccaaaatctcctgaaaactgacattgaacacgttggtgaacagattcaacaacagatcctgctggaagacaataaagcagcaactggtccgtcctcattttgcatttctattcttgctttacactaaaattagtatttcaaaataaaagtagatccggtctccccaacaggaactatctctcctaaatggtatccctccgctgtgttctcttctatcaataaaaatgctgtttggtgagattctgttctgaagcgtgggaccaacagtcagctggaaatcacagcagcagatctgttgttgaatctgttcaccaacgtgttcaatgtcactttccattcaaatgaatgggaagtcaaaatctgaacgctacaaactggtccggctgcatctgatcttggtgaggagattatattctgcttttcaaataaataagtccatgttgaaactaagtggaatattgct
Protein-coding sequences here:
- the LOC144542168 gene encoding immunoglobulin lambda-1 light chain-like gives rise to the protein MLFLPSVALCCFSTAAVAMAAELLQDQLSLTSREDEKVSFSCKNTDQCYTNSDQNSYVFWYQKKETETFTVILNINRKNCDVDSSYSHPQKDDFSAVRTENGCELRINKVKLLHSATYYCSCWKSGYGYYIFGSGTRLYVTAERVVKPKVSVYPASRADLKGKSSLLCLATSMFPPLVRFSWRREETGTTEGETVELGEPGRPAAILLIDQKKAAAYPYVCSVKHQGGAVEARIPLVLFVLSPVSFQSQCRVKLLSLVYTVMIVKSMVYCCGLSLLMIHTNKGGSTNTHAD